TTACACTTGTTGGTTCGGAAGTGATGCTGGAAAGAACAGTCATAAATATGCCTGAAATTGCTTGGGATTTAATAGAGTCAGCAAACAGACCACTAACTCTAATTTATGATCAGGTAAAAGGTATTGCCCCCAACGCCATTGCAGAAGACGGCTCGTGCGGAATACGTTTAGCAAAAGATACTTTTTGCCAACAATTAATTCAAAGATTGGGTAAGCCTATCATCTCTACTTCGGCTAATGTTAGCGGTGAAGAAACGCCCAAAGATTTTAGGTCTATTAGCGATACCATTTTGAAGGGCGTAGATTTCGTAGTAAATTACCGACAAAATGAAGCAATCAGTCAAAAATCTTCTAATATCATCAAATTAAAAAAAAACGGAGAGATTAAAATCATTAGATAAGTGAACCTTAAACAACACATACAACACCCTATCTTTTCTATAGTTTCTCAAGCAGCTGATGAACTAGCTTATGAAACCTATGTCATAGGTGGTTTTGTAAGAGATGCT
Above is a window of Flavobacteriales bacterium DNA encoding:
- a CDS encoding threonylcarbamoyl-AMP synthase, with the translated sequence MKEDIQNCLNTLREGGIILYPTDTVWGIGCDASNPQAIQKIYDLKGRTSSKALITLVGSEVMLERTVINMPEIAWDLIESANRPLTLIYDQVKGIAPNAIAEDGSCGIRLAKDTFCQQLIQRLGKPIISTSANVSGEETPKDFRSISDTILKGVDFVVNYRQNEAISQKSSNIIKLKKNGEIKIIR